In Nicotiana tabacum cultivar K326 chromosome 2, ASM71507v2, whole genome shotgun sequence, the following proteins share a genomic window:
- the LOC107786387 gene encoding scarecrow-like protein 21, protein MESHHLYGYGVTGANLSYSYSKATTPSLPNRLLGTLKFDSRNSPNSPFANYFDPDTPTTLSDSLEQHSSTENISGTSPSSNSSLDYNHYFHRPSPSPNFRPNTLLVRSGETSLQQYANHSQNMKHALLQLETALMGPEEEATTSSPSAGDIKQPQTSGQRSRMWNQEGQVSRRIETQPLHVSAFGISSSGIQSEKRHKAMEDLSLQGIPSGNLKQLLIACARALAENKLDDFGSLIAKARNAVSITGDPIQRLGAYIVEGLVARKEASGTNIYRALRCKEPAGRDLLSYMQILYEICPYLKFGYMAANGAIAEACRNEDRIHIIDFQIAQGTQWLTLLQALAARPSGAPHVRITGIDDPVSKYARGDGLTLVGERLAEVSKKFNIPVEFHAVPVFAPEVTRDMLDVRPGEALAVNFPLVLHHTPDESVDVTNPRDELLRMVKSLSPKVVTLVEQESNTNTAPFFPRFLEALDYYCAMFESIDVTLERDRKERINVEQHCLARDIVNVIACEGKERVERHELLGKWKLRFTMAGFRQYPLSSYVNSVIKSLLRCYSEHYTLVEKDGAMLLGWKDRNLISASAWH, encoded by the coding sequence ATGGAATCACACCATCTGTATGGATATGGTGTGACTGGTGCGAATTTATCATACTCTTACTCTAAGGCTACTACTCCTTCATTGCCTAATAGGCTGTTGGGAACATTGAAATTTGACTCGAGAAATTCTCCAAACTCTCCATTTGCAAACTATTTTGATCCTGATACCCCTACCACATTAAGTGATAGCCTGGAGCAGCACAGCTCTACTGAAAATATTTCAGGAACTAGTCCTTCCAGTAATTCCTCACTGGATTATAATCATTATTTCCATCGCCCTAGCCCCTCTCCTAATTTCCGCCCAAACACTCTACTGGTTCGCTCTGGTGAAACTTCTTTACAACAGTATGCAAACCACAGTCAGAACATGAAACATGCTCTGCTGCAATTGGAAACTGCTTTAATGGGGCCAGAGGAAGAAGCCACAACATCCAGTCCCTCGGCAGGGGATATTAAGCAGCCACAAACATCAGGTCAGAGGTCCAGGATGTGGAACCAAGAAGGCCAGGTTTCGCGTCGAATTGAAACACAGCCGTTACATGTCTCCGCCTTTGGCATATCAAGCAGTGGGATTCAAAGTGAGAAGCGGCACAAAGCAATGGAGGATTTGTCATTGCAGGGAATTCCTTCTGGCAACCTAAAGCAGCTGCTTATAGCATGTGCCAGAGCTCTTGCTGAGAACAAATTAGATGATTTTGGATCACTGATTGCCAAGGCAAGAAATGCTGTTTCCATTACTGGAGATCCGATCCAACGTCTCGGTGCTTACATAGTAGAAGGGCTAGTAGCTAGAAAAGAAGCATCTGGAACCAACATTTACAGGGCTCTGAGGTGTAAGGAACCAGCTGGCAGGGATTTGCTTTCCTACATGCAAATCCTATATGAGATATGTCCTTATCTAAAATTTGGTTACATGGCTGCAAATGGTGCAATAGCAGAAGCATGCAGAAATGAAGATCGCATTCACATTATAGACTTCCAAATTGCACAAGGGACTCAATGGCTGACTCTTCTTCAAGCTCTTGCGGCCAGGCCTAGCGGTGCCCCTCATGTACGTATTACAGGGATTGATGATCCAGTTTCAAAATATGCCCGGGGAGATGGATTAACATTAGTGGGGGAGCGGCTCGCAGAAGTTTCTAAGAAATTCAACATTCCAGTTGAGTTTCATGCAGTGCCAGTTTTCGCTCCTGAAGTCACCAGGGATATGCTTGACGTCAGGCCTGGTGAGGCTCTGGCAGTAAACTTCCCTTTGGTACTTCACCACACACCTGATGAGAGTGTTGACGTGACTAACCCAAGGGATGAGCTTCTTAGGATGGTAAAGTCGCTTTCTCCCAAGGTGGTCACTTTGGTGGAACAAGAATCAAATACAAACACAGCTCCTTTTTTCCCGCGATTTTTAGAAGCTCTAGACTACTATTGTGCCATGTTCGAGTCCATAGACGTGACCTTGGAAAGGGACAGGAAGGAGCGGATCAACGTGGAGCAGCATTGTTTGGCTAGGGATATAGTTAACGTCATAGCATGCGAGGGGAAGGAAAGGGTGGAACGTCATGAGCTATTAGGCAAATGGAAACTGAGGTTCACAATGGCAGGGTTCAGGCAATATCCGCTGAGCTCGTACGTGAATTCAGTGATAAAGAGCCTCTTGAGGTGCTACTCAGAGCATTATACACTAGTGGAGAAAGATGGCGCTATGTTGTTGGGATGGAAGGACAGGAATCTAATCTCAGCATCTGCTTGGCACTGA